The proteins below are encoded in one region of Cololabis saira isolate AMF1-May2022 chromosome 21, fColSai1.1, whole genome shotgun sequence:
- the LOC133422626 gene encoding zinc finger protein 665-like yields the protein MDRDQIQDQEMDRDRIQDRDRIQDRDKNQDQNQDQIQDRDQIQDQYQNQDQESSSRTKVDSSSAGLQKHKDKERTTSYCWDGRDTFLTTSPGLKVRKTIHTEEKLYSCDQCWTAFTEQGHLRRHQRIHTGVKPYRCDQCGAAFTRQDHLRSHQRIHTGEKPYKCDQCGAAFTMSGHLRSHQRIHTGDKAYRCDQCGAAFTMSGSLRRHQRIHTGDKPYRCDQCGAAFTRQGHLLSHQCIHTGEKPYRCDQCGAAFTRQDHLRRHQRIHTGEKPYKCDQCGAAFTMSGHLRSHQRIHTGEKPYGCDQCGAAFTMSGHLRRHQRIHTGDKPYRCDQCGAAFTEQGSLRSHQRIHTGEKPYKCDQCGAAFTMSGHLRSHQRIHTGEKPYRCDQCGAAFTQQGHLRIHQRIHTGEKPYRCDQCGAAFTEQGHLRNHQRIHTGDKPYRCDQCGAAFTEQGSLRRHQRIHTGDKPYRCDQCGAAFTQQDNLRSHQRIHTGDKPYRCDQCGAAFTQQGNLRNHQRIHTGDKPYRCDQCGAAFTQQGHLRNHQRIHTG from the exons atggaccgggaccagatccaggaccaggagatggaccgggatcggATCCAAGACAGGGATCGGATCCAGGACCGGGATAAGAaccaggatcagaaccaggaccagatccaggatcgggatcagatccaggaccagtaccagaaccaggaccaggagtccagcagcaggaccaaagtggactcttcctccgctggtctgcag aaacataaagaCAAAGAGAGAACCACAAGTTACTGCTGGGATGGCAGGGATACATTCCTCACCACTTCACCAGGTCTGAAGGTCCGAAAGACAATTCATACTGAAGAGAAGCtgtacagctgtgatcagtgttggacagcttttaccgaacaaggtcacctaaggcgtcatcagcgtattcacactggggttaagccttacagatgtgatcagtgtggggcagcttttacccgacaagatcatctaaggagtcatcagcgtattcacactggggaaaagccgtacaaatgtgatcagtgtggggcagcttttaccatgtcaggtcatctaaggagtcatcagcgtattcacactggggataaggcttacagatgtgatcagtgtggggcagcttttaccatgtCAGGTAgtctaaggcgtcatcagcgtattcacactggggataagccttacagatgtgatcagtgtggggcagcttttacccgacaaggTCATTTATTGAGTCATCAGTGtatccacactggagaaaagccttacagatgtgatcagtgtggggcagcttttacccgacaagatcatctaaggcgtcatcagcgtatccacactggagaaaagccatacaaatgtgatcagtgtggggcagcttttaccatgtcaggtcatctaaggagtcatcagcgtattcacactggagagaagccttacggatgtgatcagtgtggggcagcttttaccatgtCAGGTcatctaaggcgtcatcagcgtattcacactggggataagccttacagatgtgatcagtgtggggcagcttttaccgaacaaggtagtctaaggagtcatcagcgtattcacactggagaaaagccgtacaaatgtgatcagtgtggggcagcttttaccatgtCAGGTCACCTAAGGAGccatcaacgtattcacactggagaaaaaccttacagatgtgatcagtgtggggcagcttttacccaacaaggtcatctaaggattcatcagcgtattcatactggggaaaagccttacagatgtgatcagtgtggggcagcttttaccgaacaaggtcatctaaggaatcatcagcgtattcacactggggataagccttacagatgtgatcagtgtggggctgcttttaccgaacaaggtagtctaaggcgtcatcagcgtattcacactggggataagccttacagatgtgatcagtgtggggcagcttttacccaacaagatAATCTAAGGAgccatcagcgtattcacactggggataagccttacagatgtgatcagtgtggggcagcttttacccaacaaggtaatctaaggaatcatcagcgtattcacactggggataagccttacagatgtgatcaatgtggggcagcttttacccaacaaggtcatctaaggaatcatcagcgtattcacactggataa